The following coding sequences lie in one Cyanobacterium sp. Dongsha4 genomic window:
- a CDS encoding MFS transporter, with product MSFINTFKAVERDKLVNLFILFFCALFFWMSLTSLIPTLPSYLQNIGATVKQVGYIMGCFAIGLLLSRVWLGKLADEGLQKFINYLPFPSGINNFILRFFRRFLGKLVDYPSRKVVIIIGTIVAFIAPLGYLFFDSLSELMITRAFHGVSIAAFTTGYSALVVDLSPPKQKGELIGYMSLAVPIGMAIGPAMGGFLEAYTSYEFLFLLSASCGLMALILACQIRELDSQVDKNQNISVSGEVLSKESLINRDFKELIFSASFAVPALVLLLIGCLFGTLVTFLPLYIRDLGLNFNVGFFYTAAAIASFAVRFLSGRASDKYGRGLFISGSLICYILSMIFLTFVQDNMMLILSAILEGVGAGVLVPITLALISDRCSAIERGKVFAVCVSGFDVGVALGGPVLGSLILDFGYRVLFGVTALMAIAALLIFIGFSNKNIANSWKFAWGISNDLYAVK from the coding sequence GTGAGTTTTATCAATACCTTTAAAGCCGTTGAAAGAGATAAGTTAGTTAATTTATTTATTCTCTTTTTCTGTGCTTTGTTTTTTTGGATGAGTTTAACTAGCCTAATTCCCACTCTGCCTTCTTATCTTCAAAATATAGGGGCAACGGTGAAGCAAGTAGGTTACATAATGGGCTGTTTTGCCATTGGTTTACTTTTATCTCGTGTATGGTTAGGAAAATTAGCAGACGAAGGTTTACAAAAATTTATTAATTATCTTCCTTTTCCTTCTGGGATTAATAATTTTATTCTCCGTTTTTTTCGTCGCTTCTTGGGGAAATTAGTTGATTATCCTAGTCGTAAGGTTGTAATTATCATTGGTACAATTGTTGCTTTTATTGCACCTTTAGGATATTTATTTTTTGATTCTTTATCGGAATTAATGATTACTCGTGCTTTTCATGGGGTGAGTATTGCGGCTTTTACTACGGGTTATAGTGCTTTAGTGGTAGATTTATCGCCCCCGAAACAAAAAGGGGAGTTAATTGGTTATATGAGTTTGGCAGTGCCAATTGGAATGGCCATAGGCCCTGCTATGGGGGGATTTTTAGAGGCTTACACCAGTTATGAGTTTTTATTTCTCCTTTCGGCAAGTTGCGGTTTAATGGCGTTAATTTTGGCTTGTCAGATTCGAGAGTTAGATTCTCAAGTTGATAAAAATCAAAATATTTCTGTGTCGGGGGAGGTATTAAGTAAGGAGTCTTTGATTAATCGTGATTTTAAAGAGTTAATTTTTAGTGCGTCTTTTGCTGTACCTGCTTTAGTTTTACTCTTAATTGGTTGTCTTTTTGGTACTTTAGTCACATTTTTACCCTTATATATCCGAGATTTGGGACTTAACTTTAATGTTGGTTTCTTTTATACTGCGGCTGCGATCGCATCTTTTGCAGTACGTTTTCTTTCAGGTAGGGCATCGGATAAATATGGTAGAGGTTTATTCATCAGTGGTAGCCTAATCTGCTATATCTTATCAATGATTTTCCTCACCTTTGTTCAAGATAATATGATGTTGATTCTTTCGGCAATATTAGAAGGAGTAGGTGCAGGTGTATTAGTTCCCATTACCCTTGCGTTAATTTCAGATCGTTGCAGTGCGATCGAACGTGGTAAAGTATTCGCAGTGTGTGTTAGTGGTTTTGATGTGGGGGTTGCCCTCGGTGGCCCCGTTTTAGGTAGCTTAATTCTTGATTTTGGCTATCGTGTACTCTTTGGTGTGACAGCATTAATGGCGATCGCAGCTTTGTTAATTTTTATCGGTTTTAGTAACAAAAATATAGCCAACTCATGGAAATTTGCATGGGGTATAAGTAATGATTTATATGCAGTAAAATAA
- a CDS encoding di-heme oxidoredictase family protein: MKFQILAEKLLKFLSLFFVAIIMTVLVSGNLKAYDNNELLGGKTTVFNRTSSAYEQHSAGLNPEQIQRHRDGDMAFEAVFVTPPATVNAGLGPLFNNSSCAGCHIRNGRGLPKKGQILARVSQDKITSLTSPLNYHLEKSVYMDNTPPVPGLGTQIQDLGVYGYSPEAEVNINWLEIQESYGDGKPYSLRYPQAQITLKNGKPLSSDVQTSLRIPSPVFGVGLLEAIEEEDILALADEKDTNKDGISGKANRVWDEEKQSLALGRFGWKANQPNLLQQSASAYVNDMGVTNPLFPENDGSMDIDEQILTDATFYVQTLAVPARNLVNSAQVKKGEKLFAEANCIGCHVTTLKTGNYFVNAIAHQTIHPYSDLLLHDMGEGLADNRPDFQASGKEWRTTPLWGIGVTQTVLPYSGYLHDGRARTLEEAILWHGGEAQTSKEIFRNMAQDDRIALIRFLKSL, encoded by the coding sequence ATGAAATTTCAGATTCTAGCAGAGAAATTGCTAAAGTTTTTGAGCTTATTCTTTGTTGCGATAATTATGACAGTATTAGTTTCTGGAAACCTAAAAGCATATGATAATAATGAACTTTTGGGAGGGAAAACAACAGTATTTAACAGAACATCTAGTGCTTATGAGCAACATAGTGCAGGATTAAACCCAGAGCAAATACAACGTCATCGAGATGGAGATATGGCATTTGAGGCAGTCTTTGTAACTCCTCCTGCAACGGTTAATGCTGGTTTAGGACCATTATTTAATAATTCTTCTTGTGCTGGTTGTCATATACGCAACGGCAGAGGATTACCAAAAAAAGGACAAATATTAGCAAGAGTTAGTCAAGATAAAATAACCTCTCTAACATCTCCTCTGAACTATCATTTAGAAAAATCCGTCTATATGGATAATACTCCTCCTGTACCTGGTTTAGGCACTCAAATTCAAGATTTAGGAGTATATGGTTATTCTCCAGAAGCGGAGGTAAATATTAATTGGCTAGAAATCCAAGAGAGTTATGGCGATGGTAAGCCTTACAGTTTACGTTATCCTCAAGCACAAATAACCTTAAAAAATGGAAAACCACTATCTTCAGATGTGCAAACTTCTTTAAGAATACCATCTCCTGTTTTCGGTGTCGGTTTGTTAGAAGCCATTGAAGAAGAAGACATATTAGCCTTAGCAGATGAAAAAGATACAAATAAAGATGGTATCTCAGGTAAAGCAAATCGAGTGTGGGATGAGGAAAAGCAATCTTTAGCTTTAGGGCGTTTTGGTTGGAAAGCAAATCAACCGAATCTTTTACAACAAAGTGCTTCTGCTTATGTTAATGATATGGGAGTAACAAACCCTCTGTTTCCTGAAAATGATGGCTCTATGGATATAGATGAGCAAATTTTGACAGATGCGACATTTTATGTGCAAACTTTAGCAGTACCAGCACGAAATTTAGTCAACTCTGCTCAGGTAAAAAAAGGAGAAAAGCTATTTGCTGAAGCTAATTGTATTGGTTGTCATGTAACAACTTTAAAAACTGGAAATTATTTTGTAAATGCGATCGCACATCAAACAATTCATCCCTACAGCGATTTATTATTACACGACATGGGAGAAGGATTAGCAGATAATCGTCCTGATTTTCAGGCTTCAGGAAAAGAATGGCGCACTACACCTTTATGGGGTATTGGTGTAACTCAAACGGTTTTGCCATACTCTGGCTATCTTCATGATGGACGTGCTAGAACTTTAGAAGAAGCTATTTTATGGCATGGTGGGGAGGCACAGACTTCTAAGGAAATTTTCCGTAATATGGCTCAAGATGATCGTATTGCTTTAATTCGCTTCTTGAAATCTCTTTGA
- a CDS encoding BCD family MFS transporter: MTSNNYQSISLSDTTIPKVNTLTMFRLGLFNLGIGLISVLTLAVLNRVMIAELGIPASIAAGVLAISQLVSPTRIWLGQLSDGKKLFGFHRTGYIRLGVIISGIAIFFAIQLVWLLGSNIVINNGWQWNNVTIFVSILLAIVFVIQGIATGACSTPFTALLVDISDEDNRSKIVATIWSMLMVGIVIGGISGKILLNNLSGVEGEGIPLATLQAPINSIFFVVPIIVVILTLVATWGVEKKYSRFRQRSSFQDREEGVSFKKALKILTSSRQTGIFFSFLVMITLSLFMQEAVLEPYGAEVFNMPIGDTTLLNSFWGVGILLGYGTTGFLVVPRLGKNNTTRLGCILVALSFGLIILSGLTQTPSVLKGAMVLFGIAAGITTIGAISLMLDLTAAETAGTFVGAWGLAQSLSRGIAIAVGGWILDLGRFLFNNPWLAYSLVFVCEALCIIGAIALLNRVNVQEFQATTRKATAMVMEGDLD; this comes from the coding sequence ATGACAAGCAATAATTATCAATCTATCTCTTTATCAGACACAACCATTCCGAAAGTTAATACTCTAACTATGTTTCGCTTAGGTTTATTTAACTTAGGTATTGGCTTAATTTCTGTGTTAACCCTAGCAGTCTTAAATCGAGTCATGATTGCAGAGTTGGGTATTCCTGCCTCTATTGCCGCAGGGGTATTAGCGATTTCTCAATTAGTGTCTCCTACTCGTATTTGGTTAGGGCAATTATCCGATGGCAAAAAATTATTTGGTTTTCATCGCACAGGATATATTCGTTTAGGAGTCATTATTTCAGGTATTGCTATTTTCTTCGCTATTCAACTGGTATGGTTGTTGGGGAGTAATATCGTCATTAATAATGGTTGGCAATGGAATAATGTGACGATTTTTGTTAGCATTCTTTTGGCAATTGTTTTTGTTATTCAAGGCATTGCAACGGGAGCTTGTTCAACTCCTTTCACTGCTTTGTTAGTAGATATTTCCGATGAAGATAATCGCTCAAAAATTGTGGCTACCATTTGGTCAATGTTGATGGTAGGTATTGTTATTGGGGGTATATCGGGAAAAATTTTGTTAAATAATTTGTCGGGGGTAGAAGGTGAGGGAATACCTTTAGCAACTTTACAAGCTCCTATTAACAGTATTTTCTTTGTTGTACCGATAATTGTGGTGATTTTGACTTTGGTGGCAACTTGGGGAGTGGAAAAAAAATATTCTCGTTTTCGGCAACGCTCATCTTTTCAAGATAGAGAGGAGGGAGTTAGTTTTAAAAAAGCTCTCAAAATATTAACTTCTTCTCGTCAAACTGGTATTTTCTTCTCTTTTTTGGTGATGATTACTCTTAGTTTGTTTATGCAGGAAGCGGTTTTAGAGCCTTATGGGGCAGAGGTTTTTAATATGCCCATAGGAGATACTACTTTATTAAACTCTTTTTGGGGAGTGGGTATTTTATTGGGATATGGCACAACAGGTTTTTTAGTAGTTCCTCGTTTGGGTAAAAATAATACTACTCGTTTAGGTTGTATTTTAGTAGCTTTATCTTTTGGTTTAATTATTCTTTCAGGTTTAACTCAAACTCCTTCTGTATTAAAAGGGGCTATGGTGTTGTTTGGTATTGCGGCCGGAATTACGACTATCGGGGCAATTAGTTTAATGCTTGATTTAACGGCGGCTGAGACGGCTGGAACATTTGTGGGGGCTTGGGGGTTAGCCCAATCTTTATCTCGTGGTATCGCCATCGCTGTGGGGGGATGGATTCTCGATTTAGGGCGTTTTTTGTTTAATAATCCTTGGTTAGCTTATAGCTTGGTTTTTGTTTGTGAAGCCTTATGTATCATAGGTGCGATCGCACTTTTAAATCGGGTTAATGTTCAGGAATTTCAAGCTACTACCCGTAAAGCAACAGCTATGGTGATGGAAGGAGATTTAGATTAG
- a CDS encoding SH3 domain-containing protein: MSISSLFQFLIGFFLGIILFTAGIAGGAYFFLTQVSSNPPKPNFSEEKSSVEETPQSESANQTETTTATEETVKQTQETTTNETEDLPEGAYRGKVIWSTGLSLRAEPGIDSERIGGVGYNWEIIILGTSDDGGWQKIRIPSSGQEGWVKAGNIEKID; the protein is encoded by the coding sequence ATGAGTATATCGAGCTTGTTCCAATTTTTAATCGGTTTTTTCCTCGGAATAATTCTTTTCACGGCAGGAATTGCAGGGGGGGCATATTTTTTCCTAACCCAAGTCTCAAGTAATCCCCCTAAACCGAATTTCTCAGAAGAAAAGTCATCCGTAGAAGAAACCCCACAATCTGAATCTGCCAATCAAACAGAAACAACAACAGCAACGGAAGAAACAGTTAAACAGACACAAGAAACCACAACCAATGAAACAGAGGATTTACCAGAAGGAGCATATAGGGGTAAAGTTATATGGTCAACTGGTTTAAGTTTAAGAGCAGAACCCGGAATCGATTCAGAAAGAATAGGAGGAGTGGGTTATAACTGGGAAATTATCATTCTTGGAACAAGTGACGATGGCGGTTGGCAAAAAATTCGTATTCCTAGCAGTGGGCAAGAAGGTTGGGTTAAAGCAGGTAATATCGAAAAAATAGATTAG
- a CDS encoding class I SAM-dependent RNA methyltransferase, which yields MTTSYFATTSRGLEEITAQELTTLGAKEVKTDFTGVHFQGDKELLYRVNLWGRTIFRVLKPIATIKSQTPQQLFRNVQKIDWSEFLQPQQTLAIRCTGKNDQLNHSHFTAIQIKNAIVEQQQKYHKVRSNIDTDSPDIVINAHIHHDECILSLDSTGESLHRRGYRPAVGLAPLKETLGAALLYIAEWDSSIPLYDPFCGSGTILIEGALMGLNIAPGLYRHQFCFENWQDYDHNLWQHLIDEARKSQKTDLPPIVGTDIDSSIIKQAQHNAKTCQIANHVEFFQRHLVDATPPAESGILICNPPYGKRLEDTEALFPLYKLLGDILKQRFKGWTAYILTGNKLLTKKVGLRTSRRIAINNGGIDCTLLKYELY from the coding sequence GTGACTACATCTTATTTTGCCACTACTTCCAGAGGGTTGGAAGAAATTACCGCCCAAGAATTAACCACATTGGGGGCGAAGGAAGTTAAAACCGACTTTACAGGAGTACATTTTCAGGGAGATAAAGAATTATTATATCGAGTAAATCTTTGGGGACGAACTATTTTTCGTGTTTTGAAACCTATCGCTACAATAAAAAGTCAAACTCCACAACAGTTATTTCGCAATGTACAGAAAATTGATTGGTCAGAATTTTTACAACCTCAACAAACTTTAGCCATTCGTTGTACTGGTAAAAATGATCAACTAAATCATAGCCATTTTACTGCTATTCAAATCAAAAATGCCATCGTTGAACAACAACAAAAATATCATAAAGTGCGATCGAACATTGATACTGATTCTCCCGACATAGTCATTAACGCCCATATTCATCACGATGAATGTATCCTTAGCTTAGATAGCACAGGAGAAAGTCTGCATCGACGAGGTTATCGCCCTGCGGTAGGATTAGCACCTCTCAAAGAAACTCTAGGGGCGGCGTTACTATACATAGCAGAATGGGATTCAAGCATACCATTATATGATCCTTTTTGTGGTTCAGGTACTATCCTTATTGAAGGGGCATTAATGGGTTTAAATATTGCACCCGGATTATATCGTCATCAGTTTTGCTTTGAAAATTGGCAAGACTATGATCATAATTTATGGCAACATTTGATTGATGAAGCAAGGAAAAGTCAAAAAACAGATTTACCTCCTATTGTCGGCACAGACATTGATAGTAGTATTATTAAACAGGCTCAACATAATGCTAAAACCTGCCAAATTGCTAATCACGTCGAATTTTTCCAACGCCACTTAGTGGATGCCACTCCTCCTGCCGAGTCGGGAATTTTGATTTGTAATCCTCCCTACGGTAAACGCCTTGAAGATACTGAAGCCTTATTCCCTTTATATAAACTTTTAGGAGATATTTTGAAACAACGTTTTAAAGGTTGGACAGCTTATATCTTAACAGGTAATAAACTATTAACTAAAAAAGTTGGTTTAAGGACTTCCCGTCGTATTGCCATTAATAATGGTGGCATAGATTGCACCTTATTAAAGTACGAATTGTATTAA
- a CDS encoding serine hydrolase: MVKWFRRDFISILTLASAGTFFTPMISKAINSDDLEAKILPLFTNLPGKSTMKIKAVSQGNSMDVSLNSDIPLFCGSSFKVFVLTVFLRQMEEGKVNFDEELVINDDVRVLSSPVFGGLSGKTTALIALEAMMMHSDNTATDLIMTYVTPQAVREFITEIGLTNTLIPDSISVMFSYLLGAKNGEDWGWEKINQEMNNPNLPTRSIMNQEQSSIASSTDFVSFYSRALQGEFFKQEETLTEFKRILRLPAVLDKFIPSGAIGYVKGGSIDLKPQYALCLAGGVNFCRDTWAYYSFMINWEDSTGKKTADISNDFLNSVKASLKIIENAIYNGR; this comes from the coding sequence ATGGTTAAGTGGTTTCGTCGTGATTTTATCTCTATTTTGACTTTAGCTTCTGCAGGTACTTTTTTTACTCCTATGATAAGTAAAGCAATTAATTCTGATGATTTAGAAGCAAAAATTCTTCCTTTATTTACGAATTTACCCGGTAAGTCAACTATGAAGATAAAAGCAGTAAGCCAAGGTAATTCTATGGATGTTTCTCTTAACAGTGATATTCCTCTTTTTTGTGGTAGTAGTTTCAAAGTTTTTGTCTTAACAGTATTTTTGCGACAAATGGAGGAAGGAAAGGTTAATTTTGATGAGGAGTTGGTGATAAATGATGATGTGAGAGTGCTTTCTAGCCCAGTTTTTGGCGGTTTATCGGGTAAAACCACTGCTTTGATTGCCCTAGAGGCGATGATGATGCACAGTGATAATACAGCAACAGATTTGATTATGACTTATGTCACTCCTCAAGCGGTGAGAGAATTTATTACCGAAATCGGTTTAACAAATACTTTAATTCCCGATAGCATTAGTGTGATGTTTTCTTATCTTTTAGGGGCGAAAAATGGTGAGGATTGGGGATGGGAAAAGATAAATCAAGAGATGAATAATCCTAATTTACCCACTAGAAGTATTATGAATCAAGAACAAAGCTCGATCGCATCTTCTACTGATTTTGTTAGTTTTTATAGTCGTGCTTTACAAGGAGAGTTTTTTAAACAAGAAGAAACCTTAACGGAATTTAAACGCATATTGAGACTTCCTGCCGTTTTAGATAAATTTATTCCTTCTGGGGCGATTGGTTATGTTAAAGGGGGAAGCATCGATTTAAAACCCCAATACGCTTTATGTTTGGCAGGGGGTGTTAATTTTTGTAGGGATACATGGGCTTATTATTCTTTTATGATTAATTGGGAAGATTCTACGGGCAAAAAAACCGCCGATATTTCTAATGACTTTCTCAATTCTGTTAAAGCTAGTCTGAAAATTATTGAAAATGCAATCTACAATGGAAGATAA
- a CDS encoding carbohydrate ABC transporter permease, whose protein sequence is MGNKKTLIQIITIYILLIIIALAMLFPLFWLLSTSFKSAGEDIFAFPPQFIPQQFTLENFVLVWQNYPFGKYLLNSSISAVLTVSLNLLFCALAAYPLARLEFKGRDFIFVLIVATIMIPFQIVMIPLYIFAVNLGLKNNYLGLILPQITSAFGIFLLRQAFQGVPKELEEAGRMDGCSELGIWWHIMLPAIRPAIITLAIFVFIGSWSDFLWPLIILDRPDYYTLPLGVASLASSLDLNWRFIAAGSIISLVPVLVLFITLQRYIIPNDANTGVKG, encoded by the coding sequence ATGGGCAATAAAAAAACTTTAATTCAGATTATAACCATTTATATCTTATTAATAATAATTGCCCTAGCAATGTTATTTCCCTTGTTTTGGTTATTAAGTACCTCTTTTAAGTCTGCAGGAGAAGATATTTTTGCATTTCCGCCTCAATTTATTCCGCAACAATTTACCCTTGAAAATTTTGTTTTAGTTTGGCAAAATTACCCCTTTGGTAAGTATTTATTAAATAGTAGTATTAGTGCGGTTTTAACTGTTAGTTTAAACTTATTATTTTGTGCTTTAGCCGCTTATCCTTTAGCCAGATTGGAATTTAAAGGTAGAGATTTTATTTTCGTCTTAATCGTGGCAACTATCATGATTCCTTTTCAAATTGTGATGATTCCTCTGTATATTTTTGCGGTTAATTTAGGTCTAAAAAATAACTATTTAGGTTTGATTTTGCCACAAATTACTTCGGCTTTTGGTATATTTTTACTACGACAAGCATTTCAGGGAGTGCCAAAAGAGTTAGAAGAAGCAGGAAGAATGGACGGTTGTAGTGAATTAGGTATTTGGTGGCATATTATGTTACCTGCTATTCGCCCTGCAATTATTACCCTTGCTATCTTTGTTTTTATTGGTTCTTGGAGTGATTTTCTCTGGCCTCTTATCATCCTCGATCGCCCCGACTACTATACTTTACCATTAGGAGTTGCATCTTTAGCTAGTTCTTTGGACTTAAATTGGCGTTTTATTGCCGCAGGTTCGATAATTTCTTTAGTTCCAGTTTTAGTTTTATTTATTACTTTGCAACGTTACATTATCCCTAATGATGCTAATACAGGAGTGAAGGGATAA
- a CDS encoding HAD family phosphatase, producing MENQINLDNIEAIIFDLGGVIIDVEMESPYQRLLKISPRNDQELLSELKQIAYEYEIGKIEDVTFLSAIKKIAQIDLDLVEIENIWNQMLNHVPAYMGELLAKIKLEKRTFILSNTNPIHIREVKKRFAQSVKEYTFESLFEKIYYSHEISLHKPDQAIYDYVVKTSKLNPLRTLFIDDNYRNVIEAKKYGLQTIHMNPVMNLDKIFPFHK from the coding sequence ATGGAAAATCAAATTAACTTAGATAATATTGAGGCGATAATCTTTGATTTGGGTGGGGTAATTATAGATGTAGAAATGGAAAGCCCTTATCAAAGACTGTTAAAAATTAGTCCCCGAAATGATCAAGAATTACTATCTGAATTAAAACAAATAGCCTACGAATACGAAATAGGAAAAATAGAAGATGTCACCTTTTTATCTGCTATCAAAAAAATAGCACAAATTGATTTAGATTTAGTAGAAATAGAAAATATTTGGAATCAAATGCTCAACCATGTTCCTGCATATATGGGAGAATTACTAGCTAAAATTAAACTAGAAAAAAGAACATTTATCCTAAGTAACACTAATCCCATTCATATTCGAGAAGTAAAAAAAAGATTTGCCCAAAGTGTAAAGGAATATACTTTTGAATCCTTGTTTGAGAAAATATATTATTCCCATGAAATAAGTTTACATAAACCTGACCAAGCAATTTATGATTATGTTGTCAAAACCTCAAAACTTAATCCCCTTCGTACCCTATTTATCGATGATAATTATCGTAATGTGATCGAAGCAAAGAAATACGGTTTACAAACAATACATATGAATCCTGTAATGAATTTAGATAAAATTTTTCCCTTCCATAAATAA
- a CDS encoding imelysin family protein produces the protein MKKYYWHSAVTSVIVLTGVFGLSNSTVEAQGNSDIEQNSNGISQQRQLLALNQNQDSFKLEIIKDFTNYVILPTYEQLAVKAEQLSQTIDNFVANPNLDTLKNAQNTWIETRIPWEQGESFAFGPADSLGYDGDLDDWPVNEVDVQGVISNKQKLTLNDINNLQTTQKGFHTIELLLFGTNKNKQVQDFTPQELAYLQLLAQAFENTSQELLNSWSKGVQGYPPYKDILSTAGNLDNPAYPTIQAAFEEIAQGIIGCLDEVGNDKIGIPLEAQTTDELESRFSHTSLNDFKNNLISVKNAYLGTLSDNSHSESVQSLSLWVASQNPSLDKRVKSEIENAIASLDAIPAPIETNINNPKVLKQMEEAKKSVLQLFQTMEKDVLPLIQNS, from the coding sequence ATGAAAAAATATTATTGGCATAGTGCTGTTACATCAGTAATAGTATTGACTGGTGTTTTCGGTTTATCTAACTCCACCGTTGAAGCTCAAGGCAATTCTGATATAGAACAAAATTCTAATGGTATTAGTCAGCAAAGACAATTATTAGCCCTTAATCAAAATCAAGACTCCTTCAAATTAGAGATAATAAAAGATTTTACTAACTATGTTATCCTACCTACTTATGAACAATTAGCAGTTAAAGCTGAACAACTATCTCAAACAATTGATAATTTTGTTGCTAATCCTAACTTAGATACTCTCAAAAATGCTCAAAACACATGGATAGAGACTCGTATCCCATGGGAGCAAGGAGAAAGTTTTGCTTTTGGACCGGCGGATTCGTTAGGATATGATGGGGATTTGGATGATTGGCCTGTTAATGAAGTGGATGTGCAAGGGGTGATAAGCAATAAGCAAAAATTAACTCTTAATGACATTAATAATCTTCAAACAACACAGAAAGGCTTTCACACCATTGAATTATTACTCTTTGGCACGAATAAGAATAAACAGGTACAAGATTTCACTCCTCAAGAATTAGCTTATTTACAATTATTAGCCCAAGCCTTTGAGAATACTTCTCAGGAATTATTAAATAGTTGGTCAAAAGGAGTTCAAGGTTATCCTCCTTATAAAGATATTCTTTCCACTGCAGGAAATTTGGATAATCCTGCTTATCCTACCATTCAAGCCGCTTTTGAAGAAATTGCTCAAGGCATAATAGGTTGTTTAGATGAAGTGGGCAACGATAAAATTGGTATTCCCTTAGAGGCACAAACTACAGATGAGCTTGAAAGTCGTTTCAGTCATACTTCTCTTAATGATTTCAAAAATAATTTAATCAGTGTCAAAAACGCCTATTTAGGTACATTATCGGATAACTCTCATTCAGAATCAGTACAAAGTTTGAGTTTATGGGTAGCTTCCCAAAATCCTAGCCTCGATAAAAGAGTCAAATCTGAAATAGAAAATGCGATCGCATCTTTAGACGCTATTCCAGCCCCCATCGAAACTAATATAAATAATCCGAAGGTATTAAAACAAATGGAAGAAGCAAAAAAATCGGTTTTGCAACTGTTTCAAACAATGGAAAAAGACGTTTTACCCCTAATCCAAAACTCATAA
- the mreD gene encoding rod shape-determining protein MreD: protein MKVWQNFWWQRLIIVVSIAACCILLMVRVSGLELLGVTPNWLLIWLVTWSVRRNLWQSAIASICLGLIWDSLTGVFPSHVLGLLVVGIFTSNVYGKEYIKEDLISIMLIVFGMAIINETIIALQYSIQTQVPLTDIWLNYQKNSLTSAIISSLWTPLVYYPLNYLVNKTSEKKGR, encoded by the coding sequence ATGAAGGTGTGGCAAAATTTTTGGTGGCAAAGATTAATTATCGTTGTCTCGATCGCAGCTTGTTGTATATTATTAATGGTGAGAGTTTCAGGGCTGGAATTATTAGGAGTTACCCCCAATTGGCTTTTAATCTGGCTTGTTACATGGAGTGTCAGACGTAATCTTTGGCAAAGTGCGATCGCATCTATCTGTTTAGGGTTAATATGGGATAGCTTAACAGGAGTATTTCCCTCTCATGTTTTAGGTTTATTGGTAGTAGGAATATTTACCAGCAATGTTTATGGTAAAGAGTATATTAAAGAAGACTTAATTTCGATTATGTTGATAGTCTTTGGCATGGCAATTATTAACGAAACCATCATCGCCCTTCAATATAGCATACAAACTCAAGTACCTTTAACCGATATATGGTTAAACTATCAGAAAAACTCTCTTACCTCCGCTATTATAAGCAGTTTATGGACTCCCTTAGTTTATTACCCGTTGAATTATCTTGTTAATAAAACAAGTGAGAAAAAGGGGCGATAA
- a CDS encoding DUF561 domain-containing protein, with amino-acid sequence MINNSKLAQAFASKKALKVISGLNNFDVENVTAICKSAELGGATFVDIAADMDLIKTLRQLISLPICVSAVSAEILAQAVENGADLVEIGNFDSFYAQGITFSAEDVLNLTRETRKLLPETTLSVTVPHILALDEQVELAQALVASGADIIQTEGGTSSNPNHSGILGLIEKASPTLAAAYALSRAVEVPVMCASGLSDVTAPMAIASGASGIGVGSAINKLNDQVAMIAVVRSLVEALNTASAKVSM; translated from the coding sequence ATGATTAATAATTCTAAATTAGCTCAAGCCTTCGCCTCAAAAAAAGCTCTAAAAGTGATTAGCGGTTTAAATAACTTCGATGTTGAAAATGTAACTGCTATATGTAAGTCTGCTGAGTTAGGTGGTGCAACCTTTGTCGATATTGCGGCGGATATGGATTTAATTAAAACTTTACGTCAGCTAATCAGTCTTCCTATCTGTGTTTCTGCCGTTTCTGCTGAAATTTTAGCTCAAGCAGTAGAAAATGGAGCGGATTTGGTTGAAATCGGTAACTTTGATAGTTTTTATGCTCAAGGTATTACTTTCTCCGCAGAAGATGTTTTAAACTTAACCCGTGAAACCCGTAAATTATTGCCTGAAACAACCCTTTCTGTCACTGTACCTCATATTTTAGCCCTTGATGAACAAGTTGAGTTAGCACAGGCTTTAGTTGCTTCTGGTGCAGATATTATTCAAACCGAAGGTGGCACAAGCTCTAACCCCAATCATAGCGGTATTTTAGGATTAATTGAAAAAGCATCTCCTACCCTCGCCGCCGCTTATGCCCTATCCCGTGCGGTTGAAGTACCTGTTATGTGTGCTTCAGGTTTATCTGATGTTACTGCTCCTATGGCGATCGCATCTGGTGCTTCTGGTATTGGTGTTGGCTCTGCTATCAACAAATTAAATGACCAAGTTGCTATGATTGCTGTAGTACGCAGTTTAGTTGAGGCTTTAAATACTGCTTCTGCAAAAGTATCTATGTAA